From the genome of Turicibacter faecis, one region includes:
- a CDS encoding MerR family transcriptional regulator, whose translation MKPSHLLTVQQFSNLHQVNKRTLHYYDTIGLFSPTQKGENGYRYYDTTQSVHFEYIQFLKGLGLSLDEIRTYLQQPNAQDFLKLADEKLGELARQIKQLQRQCEILQLKKEQVEKSLHPVEEKIQIVDCQEDAIVLLEVRQGLEDTEFFKKIKEHFSMEQLPLGIGTVISLDGVRQQGINSHEGFFFRCFEETIPSTSLRKPKGRYLCGYHRGTWEGIPAVYERMLHFAKEHHLQLGAYAYERGLNEFVIEREEEYLTEVMIPILEEKVED comes from the coding sequence ATGAAACCATCCCATTTGCTAACGGTCCAACAATTTTCAAATTTACATCAGGTGAATAAACGGACCTTGCACTATTATGATACCATCGGCCTTTTTTCCCCAACACAAAAAGGTGAAAATGGGTACCGCTATTATGACACGACCCAAAGTGTTCATTTCGAGTATATTCAATTTCTCAAAGGATTAGGGTTGAGTTTAGATGAGATTCGCACATATTTACAGCAGCCCAATGCCCAAGACTTTTTAAAGTTGGCGGATGAAAAGTTAGGTGAGTTGGCGAGACAGATAAAGCAATTACAGCGTCAATGCGAGATCTTACAGTTAAAAAAAGAGCAAGTAGAAAAAAGTCTTCACCCGGTGGAGGAAAAGATTCAGATCGTTGATTGTCAAGAAGACGCCATTGTTCTTTTAGAGGTGCGTCAGGGATTGGAGGACACTGAATTTTTCAAAAAAATCAAGGAACATTTTTCAATGGAGCAGTTACCATTAGGAATAGGAACGGTTATTTCATTAGATGGCGTGCGTCAACAGGGGATTAATTCTCATGAAGGATTCTTTTTTAGATGCTTTGAAGAGACGATCCCTTCTACTTCATTAAGAAAACCGAAGGGGCGTTATCTTTGTGGGTATCACCGGGGGACGTGGGAAGGGATTCCCGCTGTTTATGAACGGATGCTTCACTTTGCAAAGGAACATCATCTTCAGTTAGGGGCATACGCTTATGAGCGGGGATTAAATGAATTTGTCATTGAGAGAGAAGAGGAGTATTTAACAGAGGTCATGATTCCCATTCTTGAAGAAAAAGTTGAAGATTAA
- a CDS encoding FUSC family protein produces MRISSFIGMRTFKTGIAVVITAALGHTFLVSNAFYAVIGTIFALQNTMKSSLVAGKNRLLGTVLGAIIGYLFALFQLNSPLFVGIAMIVTIVCCNRSKISASIIIATTVCLSIIMGITADHDPLVYSLLRTTDTSIGIIVGIVVNYVIAQPNYLGRLTSEIEKIESLTLELVKNILIHQDLNMQPLNLELNRLNAIYHNYCEDTKFHKHPVSLQQLKCSIDACHDIYFHAKCIAKLNHEETEMTFENKMEIIEFFNTGCQKSIQLEQPIDPIFEYHIYKMLAQVELLTLTIQNLSFHLGTEEKE; encoded by the coding sequence ATGAGAATTAGTTCATTTATTGGAATGCGAACATTTAAAACGGGAATTGCGGTTGTGATTACTGCCGCCCTTGGCCATACTTTTTTAGTAAGTAATGCTTTTTATGCAGTCATTGGGACGATTTTCGCATTGCAAAATACGATGAAAAGTTCGCTCGTTGCCGGAAAAAACCGTTTATTAGGAACGGTTCTAGGTGCAATCATTGGTTATTTATTTGCCCTTTTTCAGTTAAACTCTCCCCTCTTTGTTGGAATTGCGATGATTGTAACGATTGTTTGTTGTAATAGGAGTAAAATCAGTGCATCGATTATCATCGCCACCACGGTTTGCTTATCGATTATTATGGGAATTACCGCCGATCACGATCCGCTGGTGTACTCGTTATTAAGAACAACGGATACGTCGATTGGAATTATTGTTGGAATTGTGGTGAATTATGTCATTGCACAGCCTAACTACCTCGGGCGACTCACCTCAGAGATTGAAAAAATCGAATCTTTAACGCTTGAATTAGTAAAGAATATTTTAATTCATCAAGATTTAAATATGCAACCATTAAATTTAGAATTAAATCGCTTAAATGCAATTTATCATAATTATTGTGAAGATACAAAATTTCATAAGCATCCCGTTTCCCTTCAACAGTTAAAATGTTCGATTGATGCCTGTCACGATATTTATTTCCACGCGAAGTGTATTGCTAAACTCAATCATGAAGAAACAGAGATGACCTTTGAAAATAAGATGGAAATTATTGAGTTCTTTAATACGGGGTGCCAAAAATCTATCCAGTTAGAACAACCGATCGATCCTATTTTTGAGTATCATATTTATAAAATGTTAGCTCAGGTTGAACTATTAACTTTAACCATTCAAAATTTAAGCTTTCATTTAGGAACAGAAGAAAAAGAATAA
- a CDS encoding SDR family oxidoreductase, translating to MNQSIPFPKKAKPQVQHQQPGIESVMDPAPIYEHPDYQKEARLQDKVAIITGGDSGIGRAVAVAFAKEGADLAIVYYNETEDAKKTKEQIEKLNRQCLLIQGDLANASFAQDIVNQTLTTFGKINILVNNAAVQYPQADITQIKDEELHRTFDVNYFGTFYLTREVIPHLTAGDSIINTTSVTAYEGHEMLLDYSSTKGALTAFTRSLAMNLAPQGIRVNAVAPGPIWTPLIPASFDAKKVAEHGTSVPMKRMGHPVELAGAYVLLASVEGSYMSGTTIHINGGTITNS from the coding sequence ATGAATCAGTCGATACCATTTCCTAAAAAGGCGAAGCCACAAGTTCAACATCAACAGCCAGGAATCGAGTCTGTCATGGATCCAGCACCTATTTATGAGCATCCGGACTATCAAAAGGAGGCCCGCCTACAAGATAAAGTAGCGATTATTACTGGTGGAGATTCAGGAATCGGTCGCGCGGTAGCTGTTGCTTTTGCCAAAGAAGGGGCGGACCTTGCCATTGTTTATTATAACGAAACCGAGGATGCAAAAAAAACGAAGGAACAGATTGAAAAATTAAACCGACAATGCTTATTAATTCAAGGAGATTTGGCAAATGCCTCATTTGCGCAAGACATTGTTAATCAGACATTAACAACGTTTGGAAAAATTAATATTTTAGTTAATAATGCTGCCGTCCAATATCCCCAAGCTGATATTACCCAAATAAAAGATGAAGAGTTACATCGTACATTCGATGTGAATTATTTTGGAACCTTTTATTTAACACGTGAGGTCATTCCCCATTTAACAGCGGGAGATAGCATTATCAATACGACTTCTGTTACCGCCTATGAAGGCCATGAAATGTTATTAGACTATTCATCCACCAAAGGGGCATTAACAGCATTCACCCGCTCGTTAGCGATGAATTTAGCACCTCAAGGAATCCGCGTCAATGCAGTAGCACCTGGGCCGATATGGACCCCGTTAATCCCTGCATCTTTCGATGCGAAAAAGGTCGCCGAACATGGAACAAGCGTTCCTATGAAGCGTATGGGACATCCTGTTGAATTGGCGGGGGCTTATGTTTTACTCGCTTCAGTTGAAGGATCTTATATGTCGGGAACAACAATTCATATTAATGGGGGAACCATCACTAACAGCTAA
- a CDS encoding YiiX/YebB-like N1pC/P60 family cysteine hydrolase, which produces MKPYLLPVLFTLLMSGLSLWVEQGAYTPSTLGIPTVQVADYSVGLLTLEERCVDEKNQQVICHQLTDIQEGDILITKSNHTLFYRHGHAGVVIDAKEGLVLEALGYGESSTLEPLEKWNYYPTVKVLRLKDASQRDRLMSQNFTPFLGIDYHLFARKADLSATHCADIVWKVFNQIGIDVDSNGGYFVTPKDIAKSPYFFEIASYGFETEGGWS; this is translated from the coding sequence GTGAAGCCTTATTTATTACCCGTCCTTTTTACTCTCCTTATGAGTGGGTTAAGCCTATGGGTGGAGCAAGGAGCCTACACGCCATCAACCCTTGGCATTCCGACGGTTCAGGTCGCTGATTACTCCGTCGGTTTATTAACGCTTGAGGAGCGATGTGTGGATGAAAAAAACCAGCAGGTGATCTGTCACCAATTAACGGATATTCAAGAAGGAGATATTTTAATCACTAAATCTAATCACACGCTATTTTACCGTCACGGACACGCTGGGGTTGTGATTGATGCGAAAGAGGGACTTGTTTTAGAGGCGCTAGGCTACGGAGAAAGCTCCACGCTTGAACCATTAGAAAAGTGGAACTATTATCCGACAGTTAAAGTTCTTCGATTAAAGGATGCTAGTCAACGGGATCGGTTAATGTCTCAAAACTTCACTCCTTTTTTAGGCATTGATTATCATCTTTTTGCTCGAAAAGCCGATTTATCGGCGACCCATTGCGCCGATATTGTGTGGAAAGTTTTTAATCAGATTGGCATCGATGTAGATAGTAACGGCGGGTATTTTGTGACCCCAAAAGATATTGCAAAGAGTCCTTATTTTTTTGAAATCGCGTCCTATGGTTTTGAAACTGAAGGAGGTTGGTCGTAA
- a CDS encoding GTP pyrophosphokinase, which translates to MPLAELKYIDTALLTLDKKRDHFEVISKLLKIEFNEIMKLYSKDFLNITTRVKGHDSLKEKILRQGYYKKFDDPKHLIYQLSDLIGVRIECRFEQDEREIFKVLKKHFDVRNKEGGYYNENNPHIKLYLDERQPQRQKNGFKIFRIDGVITDTDHDLPFELQIKSLVNLFWSEIEHKIIYKNYNVLLVDDLLVEMMHSIKNNLALLDKQLLSIYRNVEQRQTDGDYQRRNLEEAMAKMCNDIFAAQLKEQLGMNVNIKKACQTIMKYTFFPNGMFEIQTVSDSLIKALERLSEISNDKVEFNVPIVFSREPVYHSTFSQLVGPYFREVMNKEFHWNLFFKILFEIEPQDSVDDFEKFLSFLEQIYQTSPAITRLKKTLSSQFGDKAPLIMDTLIETLADTIILIDDVECIYEHNLTKVTSIMAETLRDITSQISTYDQWLVQEETVLLEFKQNLLEELS; encoded by the coding sequence GTGCCATTAGCAGAATTAAAGTATATCGATACTGCTTTATTAACATTAGATAAGAAGCGGGATCATTTTGAAGTTATTTCAAAATTATTGAAAATAGAATTTAATGAAATTATGAAATTGTATTCGAAGGATTTTTTAAATATTACGACACGTGTCAAAGGACATGATAGTTTAAAGGAAAAGATTCTTCGCCAGGGGTACTATAAAAAGTTTGATGATCCAAAACATTTAATCTATCAATTATCGGATTTGATTGGCGTTCGCATTGAATGCCGATTTGAACAAGATGAACGCGAGATTTTTAAAGTCCTTAAAAAACATTTCGATGTGCGAAATAAAGAGGGGGGATATTATAACGAAAATAATCCCCATATTAAGCTTTATCTCGATGAACGACAACCTCAACGTCAAAAGAACGGGTTTAAAATTTTTAGAATTGACGGAGTGATCACGGATACCGATCACGATTTGCCATTTGAGTTGCAAATTAAATCGCTCGTTAACTTGTTTTGGAGTGAAATTGAACATAAAATTATTTATAAAAACTATAATGTGTTATTAGTTGACGATTTACTCGTTGAAATGATGCATTCGATTAAAAATAACCTCGCGTTACTTGATAAACAGTTGCTCTCAATCTATCGCAATGTTGAACAACGCCAAACCGATGGGGATTACCAACGTCGTAATCTCGAAGAGGCGATGGCTAAAATGTGCAATGATATTTTTGCGGCTCAACTTAAAGAGCAATTAGGGATGAATGTCAATATCAAAAAGGCATGTCAAACGATTATGAAGTATACGTTTTTTCCAAATGGAATGTTTGAGATCCAAACGGTTAGTGATTCTTTAATTAAGGCGCTTGAACGTCTGTCAGAAATTTCAAATGATAAGGTTGAATTTAACGTTCCGATTGTGTTTTCACGAGAACCGGTTTATCATTCAACTTTCTCACAACTCGTGGGGCCTTATTTTCGAGAGGTTATGAATAAAGAGTTTCACTGGAATTTATTTTTCAAAATCTTATTTGAAATCGAACCGCAAGATAGTGTCGATGACTTTGAAAAGTTTTTATCTTTCTTAGAACAAATTTATCAAACATCGCCTGCCATTACACGGTTAAAAAAGACATTATCCTCGCAGTTTGGGGATAAAGCACCACTTATTATGGATACATTAATTGAGACTTTAGCAGATACCATTATTTTAATTGATGATGTAGAATGTATTTATGAACATAATCTAACGAAGGTCACGTCTATTATGGCGGAAACTTTACGTGATATTACCTCACAAATTTCCACCTATGATCAATGGCTCGTTCAGGAAGAGACTGTCCTTTTAGAATTTAAGCAAAATTTACTTGAAGAATTATCATAA